One Aegilops tauschii subsp. strangulata cultivar AL8/78 chromosome 7, Aet v6.0, whole genome shotgun sequence genomic window carries:
- the LOC109778604 gene encoding LOW QUALITY PROTEIN: probable phytol kinase, chloroplastic (The sequence of the model RefSeq protein was modified relative to this genomic sequence to represent the inferred CDS: inserted 1 base in 1 codon; substituted 1 base at 1 genomic stop codon), with product MATLQQFDRCTVLRGVVPFLNCVRLLAYGLSFYSDEALVKSVTREGKREELLRGPLYYVIVLLIIVLVFWRDSPIGIVSLSMISGGDGFADIVGRRFGSLKLPFNDKKSWVGVXAMFISGFLLSALMLXYFSWLGYIHVSWDQAIGKLVLIALAATVVECIPVTDVVDDNISVPLATMLVAFLLFGNTAN from the exons ATGGCCACTCTTCAG CAATTCGACCGGTGCACGGTTCTTCGCGGGGTAGTCCCGTTCCTGAACTGCGTCAGGCTTCTCGCCTACGGCCTCAGCTTCTACTCCGACGAAGCTCTTGTCAAATCTGTGACCCGTGAAGGAAAACGAGA GGAATTGCTTAGAGGCCCTCTCTACTATGTCATTGTGCTACTGATCATTGTTCTAGTCTTTTGGCGTGACTCCCCGATCGGGATCGTTTCCTTGTCGATGATAAGCGGCGGAGACG GCTTTGCTGACATTGTTGGGAGAAGATTCGGCTCGCTGAAGCTGCCATTCAACGACAAGAAGAGCTGGGTTGGAG GCGCAATGTTCATATCTGGGTTCCTGCTGTCCGCTCT GATGCTGTAATATTTCTCGTGGCTTGGTTACATCCATGTCAGCTGGGATCAGGCGATTGGTAAACTGGTTCTCATTGCGCTGGCAGCCACTGTGGTGGAGTGTATTCCTGTAACTGATGTTGTAGATGACAATATCTCTGTTCCATTGGCCACCATGTTGGTCGCCTTTCTGTTGTTTGGCAACACTGCAAATTGA